The Crocosphaera subtropica ATCC 51142 genome includes a window with the following:
- a CDS encoding AAA family ATPase, which yields MKEELNILIQAQYPLIYLVTSEEQRAEQAIAKIAQQYSKHRRVFSWTVTHGMVEYGQPGNATQHNTVHAEPAISWVIREKEPGIFIFKDLHPFIADANVTRSLRDAIISLRGTEKTIILISPLQQIPIELEKDVVVLDFPFPDLSELNQVLSRQLEQARSNRITTDAREKLLKATLGLTKDEAEKVYRKAYVKAGRLTEEEVDIVLSEKKQQIRRNGVLDYIEEDETINAVGGLEELKKWLKQRSGAFTERAREYGLPQPKGMLILGVPGCGKSLIAKTTSRLWGLPLLRLDLGRVYDSAVGRSEANLRNALKTAESISPAILFIDELDKAFAGSAGSADSDGGTSSRIFGSFLTWMQEKTSPVFVMATANRVERLPGEFLRKGRFDEIFFVDLPSLEERQAIFNIHLTKRRSDISRFDIEQLSKVSDGFSGAEIEQAIIAAMYEAFAQDREFTQLDIIAAIKSTLPLSRTMTEQVTALRDWARQRARPASASVAEYQRLEF from the coding sequence ATGAAAGAAGAGCTAAACATACTAATACAAGCTCAGTATCCTCTAATATATCTTGTTACGTCAGAAGAACAAAGAGCAGAGCAGGCGATCGCTAAGATTGCTCAACAATATAGTAAGCATCGGCGCGTCTTTTCTTGGACTGTGACCCACGGAATGGTTGAATACGGACAGCCAGGAAATGCTACTCAACATAATACAGTTCATGCTGAACCAGCGATTAGTTGGGTAATCCGTGAAAAAGAACCAGGGATTTTCATATTCAAAGATTTGCACCCCTTTATTGCTGATGCCAACGTTACTCGTTCTTTGCGGGATGCCATCATCAGCTTACGGGGAACAGAGAAAACGATTATTCTGATCTCTCCCCTACAACAGATTCCTATAGAACTAGAAAAAGACGTTGTTGTTCTCGATTTTCCTTTTCCCGATTTAAGCGAACTCAATCAAGTTTTATCACGACAACTGGAGCAAGCTAGAAGTAACCGCATTACTACCGATGCTCGTGAAAAGCTCCTCAAAGCGACCCTAGGATTAACCAAGGATGAAGCAGAGAAGGTTTATCGAAAAGCTTATGTTAAAGCGGGTCGTCTGACAGAGGAAGAAGTTGACATTGTTTTGTCAGAGAAGAAGCAACAGATTCGCCGAAATGGAGTTCTTGATTACATCGAAGAAGATGAAACCATTAATGCTGTTGGTGGTTTAGAAGAACTGAAGAAATGGCTCAAACAAAGGTCTGGAGCCTTTACAGAAAGAGCCAGAGAATATGGTTTACCCCAACCCAAAGGAATGTTGATTTTAGGGGTTCCAGGATGTGGAAAGTCTCTGATTGCGAAAACAACCTCTCGGTTATGGGGATTACCCTTGCTGCGGTTGGACTTAGGTAGAGTCTATGACTCGGCGGTGGGTCGTTCCGAAGCCAATCTAAGAAATGCCTTGAAAACAGCTGAATCCATTTCCCCTGCCATCCTCTTCATTGATGAATTAGATAAGGCTTTTGCTGGCAGTGCTGGCTCAGCTGATTCCGATGGAGGAACATCAAGCCGAATTTTTGGTTCCTTTTTAACCTGGATGCAAGAAAAAACCTCACCGGTATTTGTAATGGCCACAGCTAACCGTGTTGAACGGTTGCCAGGAGAGTTTTTACGCAAAGGAAGATTTGACGAAATATTCTTTGTGGACTTGCCTAGTTTAGAAGAACGTCAAGCTATTTTCAATATTCACCTTACTAAACGTCGCTCAGATATTTCTCGCTTCGATATTGAGCAACTGTCTAAGGTATCCGATGGATTTTCTGGTGCAGAGATCGAGCAGGCTATCATTGCAGCCATGTATGAAGCCTTTGCTCAAGATAGGGAGTTTACGCAGCTTGATATTATTGCTGCCATTAAATCGACTCTCCCCTTATCTCGCACCATGACTGAACAGGTTACTGCCCTGCGGGACTGGGCGCGACAAAGAGCGCGACCTGCTTCAGCCTCCGTCGCTGAATACCAGCGATTGGAGTTCTAA
- a CDS encoding DUF1257 domain-containing protein gives MSHFSTLRTKITDAEILKASLRDLGIFVKTDADVRGYNGQRVRSDIVAVLDGEYDLGWSRNSDGSFDLIADLWGVAKKHNQTELINSINQKYAVNKTLAEVKQRNLGKANINLVLHS, from the coding sequence ATGTCTCACTTTAGCACTCTGCGCACCAAAATCACAGATGCTGAAATTTTAAAAGCTTCTTTACGGGATCTCGGTATTTTTGTTAAGACCGATGCTGATGTAAGAGGTTATAACGGTCAGCGCGTTCGTTCTGATATTGTTGCTGTTCTTGATGGTGAATACGATCTCGGCTGGTCTCGCAATAGCGATGGTAGCTTTGATCTAATTGCTGACCTTTGGGGTGTTGCTAAGAAGCACAACCAAACCGAATTAATCAACTCCATCAATCAAAAGTATGCTGTTAACAAGACCTTAGCAGAAGTTAAGCAGCGTAACTTAGGCAAAGCTAATATCAATTTAGTTCTTCACAGCTAA
- the lepB gene encoding signal peptidase I, translating to MTRSVKQDKNKRPQSPKKENPWVELTQTVVTAVILAFGIRTFVAEARYIPSSSMEPTLEINDRLIIEKLSYHFREPVRGDVVVFNPTEALKAQDFHDAFIKRIIGLPGETIQVKEGKVYVNGKEITEKYIAEDPTYDYGPVVVPEGEYLVLGDNRNNSYDSHYWGFVPKDKIIGKAFVRFWPFNRLGSLDQQPLYPGQNVNPDRSQQSLLPGYQY from the coding sequence ATGACTCGAAGCGTAAAACAAGATAAGAATAAGCGTCCTCAATCTCCTAAAAAAGAAAATCCTTGGGTTGAACTCACCCAAACTGTTGTCACTGCTGTTATTTTAGCCTTTGGTATTCGTACCTTTGTGGCTGAAGCGCGCTACATTCCTTCATCTTCGATGGAACCTACCCTAGAAATCAACGATCGCCTGATTATTGAAAAATTAAGCTATCATTTCCGAGAACCGGTTCGGGGAGATGTGGTGGTCTTTAATCCCACAGAAGCCCTGAAAGCCCAAGATTTCCACGATGCTTTTATTAAGCGGATCATTGGCTTGCCTGGAGAAACCATTCAAGTTAAAGAAGGCAAAGTGTACGTCAATGGCAAAGAAATTACTGAAAAATATATTGCTGAAGATCCCACCTACGATTATGGTCCAGTCGTGGTTCCCGAAGGAGAATATCTTGTCTTAGGAGATAACCGCAATAACAGTTACGATTCCCATTACTGGGGATTTGTACCGAAGGACAAAATTATCGGTAAAGCCTTTGTGCGTTTTTGGCCGTTCAATCGTTTAGGTAGTCTTGATCAACAACCCTTATATCCTGGACAAAATGTCAACCCAGATAGAAGTCAACAGTCGTTACTACCTGGATATCAATATTAA
- the leuB gene encoding 3-isopropylmalate dehydrogenase has product MTRQYRITLLPGDGIGPEILAVTVDILKLVGTQLDIDFQFQEALIGGVAIDETGKPLPDETLEICRSSDAVLLAAIGGYKWDNLPREQRPETGLLAIRAGLNLFANLRPATILPQLIDASSLKPEIVEGVDIMVVRELTGGIYFGEPKGIFETETGEKRGVNTMAYTESEIDRIAKVAFEAAQKRSGKLCSVDKANVLDVSQLWRDRVTLMGKKYPDVELSHLYVDNAAMQLVREPKQFDTIVTGNLFGDILSDAAAMLTGSIGMLPSASLGLEKPGLFEPVHGSAPDIAGQDKANPLAQVLSAAMMLRYGLNEPKAATKLEKAVLEALAQGYRTGDIMSQGMKAVGCKAMGEVLLRILES; this is encoded by the coding sequence ATGACGAGGCAATATCGCATTACCCTACTTCCAGGGGATGGCATCGGCCCTGAAATTCTAGCTGTTACTGTTGATATCCTCAAACTTGTCGGGACGCAGTTAGACATTGATTTTCAATTTCAAGAGGCTTTAATCGGAGGGGTAGCCATTGACGAAACAGGTAAACCCCTTCCCGATGAAACCTTAGAAATATGTCGCAGTAGCGATGCGGTATTATTGGCTGCGATTGGGGGTTATAAATGGGATAATTTGCCCCGTGAACAACGACCGGAAACAGGATTATTAGCTATTCGCGCCGGACTTAACCTCTTTGCCAATTTACGACCTGCCACTATCCTCCCTCAGTTAATCGATGCCTCTTCCCTCAAACCAGAAATTGTTGAAGGGGTCGATATTATGGTCGTGCGAGAATTAACCGGTGGTATCTATTTTGGGGAACCAAAGGGCATTTTTGAAACCGAAACTGGGGAAAAACGAGGGGTCAATACGATGGCTTATACAGAGTCAGAAATTGATCGTATTGCCAAAGTGGCCTTTGAAGCAGCACAAAAACGCAGTGGAAAACTCTGTTCTGTAGATAAAGCGAATGTCTTAGATGTCTCTCAATTATGGCGCGATCGCGTTACCTTGATGGGGAAAAAATACCCCGATGTGGAACTATCCCATCTCTATGTAGATAATGCGGCCATGCAGTTAGTTAGAGAACCCAAACAGTTTGATACCATCGTCACAGGGAATTTATTTGGAGATATTCTCTCTGATGCAGCCGCTATGTTAACCGGCAGTATTGGGATGTTACCTTCAGCTAGTTTAGGTCTAGAAAAGCCGGGATTATTTGAACCCGTTCACGGTTCGGCCCCAGATATTGCAGGACAAGATAAGGCCAACCCCTTAGCACAAGTGCTAAGTGCTGCGATGATGTTACGCTACGGTTTAAATGAACCTAAAGCAGCTACGAAGCTAGAAAAAGCGGTTTTAGAAGCCTTAGCTCAAGGATACCGCACAGGAGATATTATGTCTCAAGGGATGAAAGCAGTGGGATGTAAAGCCATGGGAGAGGTTTTATTGAGAATATTGGAATCATAG
- a CDS encoding thioredoxin family protein, with protein sequence MVKTLSTMLPLGTKAPNFSLEDVVSGKKISLDTFADKKALLVMFICVHCPFVKHLQDALAALGKEYVDKGLGIVAISANDITTHPDDSPEHMKKMAETLGLNFPFCYDESQEVAKAYTAACTPDFFLFDRDNSLVYRGQFDDSRPGNDVPITGKDLKAAIEDVLRDRKVDTQQKPSIGCNIKWKAGNEPPYFGA encoded by the coding sequence ATGGTTAAAACCCTTTCTACTATGTTACCGTTGGGAACCAAAGCCCCAAATTTTTCCCTAGAAGATGTGGTATCAGGTAAGAAAATTTCTCTGGATACCTTTGCTGATAAAAAAGCTTTATTAGTGATGTTTATTTGTGTTCACTGTCCTTTTGTCAAACATCTTCAAGACGCTTTGGCTGCATTAGGAAAAGAATATGTAGATAAAGGTTTAGGAATAGTTGCCATTAGTGCTAATGATATCACGACCCACCCCGATGATTCTCCAGAACATATGAAAAAAATGGCAGAAACATTAGGGTTGAATTTTCCGTTTTGTTACGATGAAAGCCAAGAAGTGGCTAAAGCTTATACGGCAGCTTGTACCCCTGATTTTTTCCTATTTGATAGGGATAATAGTTTAGTTTATCGGGGCCAATTTGATGATAGTCGTCCTGGCAATGATGTTCCTATCACGGGAAAAGATTTAAAAGCAGCCATAGAAGACGTTTTACGGGATAGAAAAGTTGATACTCAGCAAAAACCGAGTATTGGCTGTAATATTAAATGGAAAGCAGGGAATGAGCCCCCTTATTTTGGTGCATAG
- a CDS encoding dihydroorotase produces MTSLLIRHPRILLPDGEFLIGDILIKEGKIVQIAPEIRESEVTTIIDATGLTLLPGVIDPQVHFREPGLEHKEDLFTASCACAKGGVTSFLEMPNTRPLTTTQETLDQKLELASQKCLVNYGFFIGATAENLPDLLTANPVCGIKIFMGSSHGALLVSQESEIEPIFAKGDRLIAVHAEDQGRILQRRQEFKGISDPSIHSQIQDEIAALNATKLALKLSQKYQRRLHILHLSTGIEAEFLRENKPTWVTAEVTPQHLLLNTEAYEKIGTLAQMNPPLRSPENNEVLWQALLDGVIDFIATDHAPHTLEEKAKGYPNSPSGMPGVETSLPVMLTQAVAGKCTIAQVSHWMSYGPAQAYKIANKGLIQAGYDADLVLVDLDNYRPVLREELQTKCGWSPFEGWELTGWPVITIVGGKIVYERGKLNTEIRGKALQFGEN; encoded by the coding sequence ATGACATCACTTCTTATTCGTCATCCTCGTATTCTTTTACCTGATGGTGAGTTTCTAATAGGAGATATCTTAATCAAAGAGGGTAAAATTGTCCAGATTGCTCCAGAAATTAGGGAATCGGAAGTTACCACCATCATAGACGCTACGGGGTTAACTTTGTTGCCTGGGGTCATTGATCCTCAAGTTCATTTTCGAGAACCCGGTTTAGAGCATAAAGAAGACCTATTTACGGCAAGTTGTGCTTGTGCTAAGGGGGGAGTTACTTCTTTTCTAGAAATGCCCAATACACGCCCTTTAACCACTACTCAAGAGACATTGGATCAGAAGCTAGAATTAGCCTCTCAAAAGTGTTTAGTTAATTATGGATTTTTTATTGGGGCAACGGCCGAAAATTTGCCTGATTTATTAACAGCGAATCCGGTTTGTGGGATTAAAATTTTTATGGGGTCGTCTCATGGGGCTTTATTAGTGTCTCAAGAGAGTGAAATTGAACCCATTTTTGCCAAAGGCGATCGCTTAATTGCGGTTCATGCAGAGGATCAAGGGAGAATTCTCCAACGTCGTCAAGAATTTAAAGGGATTAGCGATCCCTCTATTCACTCTCAGATTCAAGATGAAATTGCTGCTTTGAATGCCACTAAACTAGCGTTAAAACTCTCACAAAAATACCAAAGACGTTTACATATTTTACATTTATCCACAGGTATCGAAGCAGAATTTTTAAGAGAAAATAAGCCGACTTGGGTAACCGCAGAAGTTACCCCCCAACATTTATTATTAAACACCGAAGCTTATGAAAAAATTGGCACTTTAGCTCAGATGAATCCTCCCTTAAGATCCCCTGAAAATAATGAAGTTTTATGGCAAGCTTTACTGGATGGAGTGATTGATTTTATTGCCACCGATCATGCTCCTCATACCTTAGAAGAAAAGGCAAAAGGTTATCCTAATTCTCCCTCGGGAATGCCGGGGGTAGAAACGTCTTTACCTGTCATGTTGACTCAAGCAGTAGCTGGAAAATGTACCATTGCTCAAGTGTCTCATTGGATGTCTTATGGTCCGGCACAAGCTTACAAAATTGCTAATAAAGGGTTAATTCAAGCTGGTTATGATGCAGATTTGGTATTAGTTGATTTAGACAATTATCGTCCTGTTTTAAGAGAAGAATTACAAACAAAATGCGGTTGGAGTCCCTTTGAAGGATGGGAATTAACGGGATGGCCTGTTATTACTATTGTTGGTGGCAAGATTGTTTACGAAAGAGGGAAATTAAACACCGAAATTAGAGGTAAAGCTTTACAATTTGGCGAAAACTAG
- a CDS encoding ABC transporter permease, with product MGGVIELDLLDLGWSLGIMAIAVVLSNWQGLGLEGQLLLATGRSLLQLLAVGYVIAAIFELNHPIPVLFILGVMLTIATQVTRNRIPRKGKGFFPLVWVSLLVSSGLTLSYALSLIIQPDTWYSPQYLIPLAGMILGNAMNSASLSGERLITAISHNQLEVETYLCLGATPKEAIANYRKEAIRVSLIPTLNQMMVVGLVSLPGMFTGQVLGGTEPLNAASYQILILFMIMLTNILTAILVTEGVYRRCFNEQAQLIINN from the coding sequence TTGGGTGGTGTAATTGAACTGGATTTGCTAGATTTGGGGTGGTCTTTGGGCATTATGGCTATTGCTGTGGTTTTGTCCAACTGGCAAGGGTTAGGCTTAGAAGGACAACTCCTACTGGCAACAGGGCGATCGCTGCTTCAACTTTTAGCGGTAGGCTATGTCATCGCTGCGATCTTTGAATTAAACCATCCTATCCCTGTTTTATTCATTCTAGGGGTGATGTTAACCATTGCTACCCAAGTCACCCGTAACCGCATCCCTCGCAAGGGAAAGGGGTTTTTTCCCCTAGTTTGGGTATCGTTGTTGGTGAGTAGTGGGTTAACCCTGAGTTATGCCCTCAGTTTAATTATTCAGCCTGACACCTGGTATTCTCCCCAGTATTTAATACCCTTGGCCGGAATGATCTTGGGAAATGCCATGAATAGTGCTTCTTTATCAGGGGAACGTCTTATTACTGCTATTTCCCATAACCAACTTGAGGTAGAAACCTATTTATGTTTGGGGGCGACTCCTAAAGAAGCGATCGCTAATTATCGCAAAGAAGCGATTCGAGTCAGTTTAATTCCTACGTTAAATCAAATGATGGTAGTGGGTCTAGTCAGTTTACCTGGAATGTTTACCGGACAGGTGTTAGGAGGAACCGAACCGTTAAACGCAGCTTCCTATCAAATTTTAATTTTATTTATGATTATGTTAACCAATATTTTAACCGCTATTTTGGTGACAGAAGGAGTGTATCGTCGCTGTTTTAATGAACAAGCACAGTTAATAATTAATAATTAA
- a CDS encoding glycosyltransferase family 39 protein, which yields MKLKSLMFPLIPHEKNERRQWFLFGCILLLAVALYIYKIDSKGLWIDEFISLIDAEKLRMKDGRFLYYPTLAFWMTFSNSDAWLRGLSVIFALGSVVLIYELGRYLFNETTGLVAALMLTVSPLFINHAQEVRYYTLATCITLAGTLFLAHALQQPNNWKTKAGWAVMRFLAILTVPFNGALLGADLFLIGTQFSQQKQKLLAFAKPFIGLIILCIPIAIDLISTVTSGKHHLVGPTPGIREVFRELRILTAYSYPPPPPYLTRFLQVYILLVIAVMVIAIIKKPRSQQTLWVAAWGFIPLTIIFVYSHLSNSIWITRYFMFIAPYLLLLLAVGFLKIWRQWRAMAIIVALVYGIAVSIGLTHYYSSPARYMGARGDFYRGVAQLINAEEKPGDVIIWSIIHGTSKPLEHYHRGSASIIKKDYQYKFDEANIKEWLNSLPPIESRMWIVYPNQSKLFCQLLQEKYNNVKNYKKFGQCSVSLINPES from the coding sequence ATGAAACTAAAAAGTTTAATGTTCCCCCTAATTCCCCATGAGAAAAATGAACGAAGGCAATGGTTTTTATTCGGTTGTATTCTTCTGTTAGCTGTTGCTCTCTATATTTATAAAATTGATTCAAAAGGCTTATGGATTGATGAATTTATCAGCTTGATTGATGCTGAAAAATTAAGAATGAAAGATGGTAGGTTTCTGTATTATCCTACCTTAGCTTTCTGGATGACCTTCAGTAATAGTGATGCTTGGTTAAGAGGATTATCGGTTATTTTTGCCCTAGGAAGTGTTGTCTTAATTTATGAACTAGGCCGTTACCTATTCAATGAAACGACAGGGTTGGTAGCTGCTTTGATGTTGACAGTTTCTCCCTTATTTATCAATCATGCTCAAGAGGTTCGTTATTATACCTTAGCCACCTGTATTACCCTTGCAGGAACTCTCTTTTTAGCTCATGCTTTACAACAACCTAATAACTGGAAAACTAAAGCTGGGTGGGCCGTAATGAGGTTTTTAGCTATTCTTACCGTTCCCTTTAATGGGGCTTTATTAGGGGCTGATTTATTCCTCATCGGTACACAATTTTCTCAACAAAAACAGAAATTACTGGCTTTTGCTAAACCCTTCATAGGATTGATCATTCTCTGTATTCCTATTGCCATTGATTTAATCTCCACCGTTACGTCAGGAAAACACCACTTAGTCGGTCCAACTCCTGGTATTAGAGAAGTTTTTCGGGAATTAAGAATATTAACAGCTTATTCTTATCCCCCTCCCCCCCCTTATTTAACTAGATTTTTACAGGTTTACATTCTTTTAGTGATAGCTGTAATGGTGATTGCCATTATTAAAAAACCTCGTAGCCAACAAACTCTATGGGTAGCTGCTTGGGGATTTATTCCTTTAACAATAATTTTTGTTTATTCTCATCTCTCCAACTCCATTTGGATTACTCGCTATTTTATGTTTATTGCGCCCTATTTGTTGCTTCTTTTAGCAGTAGGTTTTCTAAAAATATGGCGACAATGGCGAGCTATGGCCATAATTGTAGCGTTGGTATATGGTATCGCCGTGAGCATTGGATTAACTCATTATTATAGCTCACCAGCACGTTATATGGGCGCTCGTGGAGATTTTTATCGAGGGGTTGCTCAGCTAATTAATGCAGAGGAAAAACCAGGAGATGTGATTATTTGGTCGATCATTCATGGAACTTCTAAACCCTTAGAACATTATCATCGTGGCTCGGCTTCTATTATCAAGAAAGACTATCAATATAAGTTTGACGAAGCTAACATAAAAGAGTGGCTTAATAGCTTACCACCCATTGAATCTCGTATGTGGATAGTATATCCAAACCAGTCTAAACTTTTCTGCCAACTACTTCAAGAAAAGTATAACAATGTCAAAAACTATAAAAAATTTGGTCAGTGTAGTGTATCGTTAATTAATCCAGAAAGTTAA
- a CDS encoding glycosyltransferase, translating to MINILVIIASLSLIIWVYLLLFRGGFWLSNQRIDSNLNPLNQYPSVCAVIPARNEADVLPISLPSLLNQEYPGHFSIILVDDQSDDNTGKVAQDIAENCHKSEQLQVISGQPLAAGWSGKLWAMKQGIEQAKKRENLPDYLLLTDADIEHHSTNIKELVNQAEQDNLAMTSLMVRLRCQSFWEQFLIPAFVFFFEKLYPFSWVNNPRHKMAAAAGGCILIRRDMLEEIGGIEVVKQALIDDCSLAAAVKGKLQENSKNPDQGIWLGLSEKTLSLRPYDNLDSIWNMVARTAYTQLNYSPLLLIGTLLGLTLVYLVGPIGLMIGLIIQNQIIAILGGITWLLMTISYFPTLKLYQCSPLWGLSLPLIGLLYGLMTIDSAWRHWRGKGGGWKGRVYVNS from the coding sequence ATGATAAATATTTTGGTAATAATTGCAAGTTTATCTTTAATTATTTGGGTTTATTTATTACTATTTCGAGGAGGGTTTTGGTTAAGTAATCAACGAATTGATAGTAATCTTAATCCATTAAATCAATATCCTTCTGTGTGTGCTGTTATTCCTGCCCGTAATGAAGCAGACGTGTTACCCATTAGTTTGCCATCTCTCTTAAACCAAGAATATCCAGGGCATTTTTCTATTATTTTAGTGGACGATCAAAGCGACGATAATACAGGAAAAGTAGCCCAAGACATTGCAGAAAATTGTCACAAATCTGAGCAGTTACAAGTCATTTCAGGTCAACCTTTAGCTGCTGGTTGGTCGGGAAAATTATGGGCAATGAAACAAGGGATTGAACAAGCAAAAAAGAGAGAAAATTTACCCGATTATTTACTGTTAACCGATGCTGATATTGAACATCATAGTACCAATATAAAAGAATTGGTTAATCAAGCAGAACAAGATAATTTAGCCATGACTTCCCTCATGGTTAGACTAAGATGTCAGAGTTTTTGGGAACAATTTTTGATCCCTGCGTTTGTCTTTTTCTTTGAAAAACTTTATCCTTTTTCTTGGGTAAATAACCCCCGTCATAAAATGGCAGCAGCAGCCGGCGGTTGTATTTTAATTCGTCGTGATATGTTAGAAGAAATTGGTGGAATAGAAGTGGTTAAACAAGCGTTAATTGATGATTGTTCTCTAGCAGCAGCCGTCAAAGGAAAATTACAAGAAAATAGCAAAAATCCCGATCAAGGTATTTGGTTAGGATTAAGTGAAAAAACCCTTAGTTTACGACCTTATGATAACTTAGATTCGATTTGGAATATGGTGGCAAGAACGGCCTATACTCAGTTAAATTATTCTCCTTTATTATTAATAGGAACCTTACTAGGATTAACCTTAGTTTATTTAGTTGGTCCCATTGGTTTGATGATAGGATTAATTATTCAGAATCAAATAATTGCCATTTTGGGAGGAATTACCTGGTTATTAATGACGATTTCTTATTTTCCTACTTTAAAGTTATATCAATGTTCTCCTCTGTGGGGATTGAGTCTGCCCCTAATTGGCCTTCTCTATGGTTTAATGACAATAGACTCTGCATGGCGACACTGGCGAGGAAAAGGAGGCGGATGGAAAGGACGAGTTTATGTAAATTCTTGA
- a CDS encoding glycosyltransferase family 2 protein — protein sequence MSETLRLLTQQDNQNYSETYLSVIVPIYNELESLPLLVQAIADVLTENQLSYEIICVDDGSQDGSAELLQDLANSRHDLVAIIFRRNYGQTPAMAAGFQYAKGNIIITLDGDLQNDPADIPKLVAKLEEGYDLVSGWRKNRQDARLTRLLPSKIANWIIGRVTGVKLHDYGCSLKAYRREVLSDMNLYGELHRFLPALAYIEGAKITEIPVRHHARRYGNSKYGLGRTFRVLMDLLTIFFLKKFLTRPMHIFGLGGLILLITGLLMGSYLTFIKLILGLSIGHRPLLILAVLLILTGIQLLISGLLAELIMRTYHESQKRPIYRIRQIVQSSNSTDITG from the coding sequence ATGAGCGAAACATTAAGACTATTAACTCAGCAAGATAATCAAAATTACAGTGAAACTTATCTTTCTGTCATTGTTCCCATTTATAATGAACTAGAGAGTTTACCCCTGCTAGTTCAAGCAATTGCTGATGTTTTAACAGAGAACCAATTATCTTACGAAATTATTTGTGTTGACGATGGCTCTCAGGATGGCTCTGCTGAATTATTGCAAGACCTTGCTAACAGTCGTCATGATTTAGTAGCCATTATTTTTCGTCGCAACTACGGCCAAACTCCAGCGATGGCAGCCGGATTTCAATATGCTAAAGGAAATATTATTATTACCTTAGATGGAGATTTACAAAATGATCCGGCCGATATTCCTAAGCTCGTTGCCAAACTCGAAGAAGGTTATGATTTGGTGAGTGGTTGGCGTAAAAATCGCCAAGATGCCCGTTTAACAAGACTTCTACCCTCTAAAATTGCTAATTGGATTATCGGTCGAGTCACAGGGGTTAAATTGCATGACTATGGATGTTCTTTAAAAGCCTATCGTCGGGAAGTGCTATCGGATATGAATCTTTACGGCGAACTCCATCGCTTTTTACCGGCTCTTGCCTATATCGAAGGAGCAAAAATTACTGAAATTCCTGTTCGTCATCATGCCCGACGTTATGGAAATAGTAAATATGGTTTAGGACGGACTTTCCGAGTCTTAATGGATTTACTGACTATCTTTTTCCTGAAAAAGTTTCTGACCCGTCCTATGCACATTTTTGGACTCGGTGGCTTAATTTTATTGATAACCGGCCTGTTGATGGGCAGTTACTTAACCTTTATCAAACTGATTCTTGGATTGAGTATCGGTCATCGTCCTTTACTGATTTTAGCCGTGCTTTTAATCCTCACTGGCATACAACTCTTAATTTCTGGATTATTGGCAGAACTCATTATGAGAACTTATCACGAATCACAAAAACGCCCTATTTATCGTATCCGTCAGATAGTTCAGTCTTCAAATTCAACGGATATCACTGGTTAA